From the genome of Phycodurus eques isolate BA_2022a chromosome 22, UOR_Pequ_1.1, whole genome shotgun sequence, one region includes:
- the cdc123 gene encoding cell division cycle protein 123 homolog isoform X2: MKKEQVAHCQFSVWYPIFKQHTIKSLILPLPQNVIEYLLDDGTLVVSGSDHIAQQTHINNDSDAEEDIQWSDDETTTTVTAPEFPEFTAKVLEAVNALGGRVFPKLNWSSPRDANWIALNSSLQCQSLSEIFLLFKSSDFITHDLTQPFLRCNDQDSPDPDINYEMVLRKWSELIPGGEFRCFVKENKLIAISQRDYTQYYPHMLKQEESIVNAIHHFFSQHIQYNFLDEDFVLDVYRDSQGRVWLIDLNPFGEVTDSLLFSWEELTSGGEITQQQDGPAFRYTTSEVTVQPSPCLSYRIPRDFVDLSTGEDAYKLIDFLKLQKSQQEDEEDEEAPE; encoded by the exons ATGAAGAAGGAGCAAGTTGCACACTGTCAATTTTCCGTCTGGTACCCTATATTTAAGCAACATACAATTAAAAG TCTGATTCTTCCTCTGCCTCAGAATGTAATAGAATATTTACTGGACGACGGGACACTGGTAGTCTCTGGGAG TGATCACATTGCACAGCAGACACACATTAACAACGACTCGGATGCAGAGGAAGACATTCAG TGGTCAGATGATGAAACAACCACCACGGTCACA GCTCCCGAGTTCCCAGAATTCACTGCCAAAGTGCTGGAGGCTGTAAATGCTCTGGGTGGTCGTGTTTTCCCCAAACTCAACTGGAGCTCTCCAAGg GACGCAAACTGGATTGCACTGAACAGCTCCCTTCAGTGTCAGAGTCTAAGCGAAATATTTCTCCTCTTTAAAAGCTCAGATTTCATCACCCACGAcctcacacagcc ATTCCTTCGTTGCAATGACCAGGATTCCCCTGATCCTGACATCAATTATGAG ATGGTCCTGAGAAAGTGGAGCGAGCTCATCCCCGGCGGAGAGTTCCGTTGCTTTGTTAAGGAAAATAAACTGATTG CAATCAGCCAAAGAGACTACACTCAGTATTATCCACACATGTTGAAGCAGGAGGAGTCCATCGTTAATGCCATCCACCACTTCTTTAGCCAGCACATCCAGTATAACTTCCTGGATGAGGACT TTGTGTTGGATGTCTACAGAGATAGCCAG GGGAGGGTGTGGCTCATTGATCTGAACCCATTCGGCGAGGTCACTGACTCACTTTTGTTCAGCTGGGAGGAGCTGACGTCCGGTGGGGAAATCACCCAGCAGCAG GACGGCCCGGCTTTCCGCTACACCACCAGTGAGGTGACGGTGCAGCCCAGTCCCTGCCTGAGCTACCGAATCCCACGCGACTTTGTGGACCTTTCCACTGGGGAGGACGCTTACAAGCTCATCGATTTCCTCAAGTTG CAGAAAAGCCAGCAGGAGGATGAAGAAGACGAGGAGGCGCCAGAGTGA
- the cdc123 gene encoding cell division cycle protein 123 homolog isoform X1, whose translation MKKEQVAHCQFSVWYPIFKQHTIKSLILPLPQNVIEYLLDDGTLVVSGSDHIAQQTHINNDSDAEEDIQWSDDETTTTVTAPEFPEFTAKVLEAVNALGGRVFPKLNWSSPRDANWIALNSSLQCQSLSEIFLLFKSSDFITHDLTQPFLRCNDQDSPDPDINYEMVLRKWSELIPGGEFRCFVKENKLIAISQRDYTQYYPHMLKQEESIVNAIHHFFSQHIQYNFLDEDFVLDVYRDSQGRVWLIDLNPFGEVTDSLLFSWEELTSGGEITQQQDGPAFRYTTSEVTVQPSPCLSYRIPRDFVDLSTGEDAYKLIDFLKLQQKSQQEDEEDEEAPE comes from the exons ATGAAGAAGGAGCAAGTTGCACACTGTCAATTTTCCGTCTGGTACCCTATATTTAAGCAACATACAATTAAAAG TCTGATTCTTCCTCTGCCTCAGAATGTAATAGAATATTTACTGGACGACGGGACACTGGTAGTCTCTGGGAG TGATCACATTGCACAGCAGACACACATTAACAACGACTCGGATGCAGAGGAAGACATTCAG TGGTCAGATGATGAAACAACCACCACGGTCACA GCTCCCGAGTTCCCAGAATTCACTGCCAAAGTGCTGGAGGCTGTAAATGCTCTGGGTGGTCGTGTTTTCCCCAAACTCAACTGGAGCTCTCCAAGg GACGCAAACTGGATTGCACTGAACAGCTCCCTTCAGTGTCAGAGTCTAAGCGAAATATTTCTCCTCTTTAAAAGCTCAGATTTCATCACCCACGAcctcacacagcc ATTCCTTCGTTGCAATGACCAGGATTCCCCTGATCCTGACATCAATTATGAG ATGGTCCTGAGAAAGTGGAGCGAGCTCATCCCCGGCGGAGAGTTCCGTTGCTTTGTTAAGGAAAATAAACTGATTG CAATCAGCCAAAGAGACTACACTCAGTATTATCCACACATGTTGAAGCAGGAGGAGTCCATCGTTAATGCCATCCACCACTTCTTTAGCCAGCACATCCAGTATAACTTCCTGGATGAGGACT TTGTGTTGGATGTCTACAGAGATAGCCAG GGGAGGGTGTGGCTCATTGATCTGAACCCATTCGGCGAGGTCACTGACTCACTTTTGTTCAGCTGGGAGGAGCTGACGTCCGGTGGGGAAATCACCCAGCAGCAG GACGGCCCGGCTTTCCGCTACACCACCAGTGAGGTGACGGTGCAGCCCAGTCCCTGCCTGAGCTACCGAATCCCACGCGACTTTGTGGACCTTTCCACTGGGGAGGACGCTTACAAGCTCATCGATTTCCTCAAGTTG CAGCAGAAAAGCCAGCAGGAGGATGAAGAAGACGAGGAGGCGCCAGAGTGA
- the nudt5 gene encoding ADP-sugar pyrophosphatase — MNHTEDSKETIAPHVVKEELLASGRWVKLEKTTYVDPAGNTRIWETVKRTTRQNNTNVDGVGIIALLKRTLHKDCVVMVKQFRPPMGCFTLEFPAGLIDEGESAETAALRELKEETGYKGEVVGVTPVTCLDPGLSNCTTQIVMVNINGDEMENINPTQQLGDGEFVEVILLPLDEFQLKIDELLKKEEIMVDAKVYIFAMGMVQAFFKPRELPVLKQ, encoded by the exons ATGAACCACACGGAGGATTCCAAGGAGACGATAGCGCCACACGTCGTGAAAGAAGAG CTCCTGGCGTCAGGGAGATGGGTGAAGCTGGAGAAGACCACCTATGTGGATCCTGCTGGCAACACCAG GATCTGGGAGACAGTGAAGAGGACAACTaggcaaaacaacacaaatgtagATG GTGTTGGCATCATCGCGCTGCTGAAGAGGACGCTGCACAAAGACTGCGTGGTGATGGTCAAGCAGTTTCGTCCTCCGATGGGATGCTTCACTCTGGAGTTTCCTGCAG GCTTGATTGACGAGGGTGAGAGTGCTGAGACGGCTGCGCTGAGGGAGCTGAAGGAAGAAACGGGCTACAAAGGCGAAGTCGTCGGAGTGACACCAG TGACCTGTCTGGACCCCGGCCTGTCCAACTGCACCACCCAGATTGTCATGGTCAACATCAATGGAGATGAAATGGAAAATATCAACCCGACACAGCAGCTGG GTGATGGAG AATTTGTGGAAGTCATCCTTTTACCTCTTGATGAATTCCAGTTGAAAATAGATG AACTGCTGAAGAAAGAAGAAATCATGGTGGATGCCAAGGTTTACATTTTCGCCATGGGAATGGTCCAGGCTTTTTTCAAACCGAGGGAGCTCCCTGTGCTCAAGCAGTGA